ACAGTTAAAATTGCTAACGATGAACGCTTTCAAGTGTAATACCAGGACCAACCAATTAAAATACCCATATTTACCTCGTCTAGCCTGGGGAGAGGATGCATGACCACAGCATGATTCTGCATCACATTTAACACATCATGATCCACAATGTACTTTCCCCGAGCTTCTTCATAAAGGTCAATTCTCTCCCCAAACCGTTCTCGCTGAATACGAGTTTGATATAAAACATCACACTTCGAAGCAACTTCCATTAGATCAGCACTTTCTTCCCATTCAACTCCTTTTGATGTCAGATAGTCTTTTATGTCATCCTgaggaaaaataatataataataataaaatgtacAAAACCCAAACTCAAAAAATGTCCATTACAGCATTTCGATCAGGTTTTAAAAGCAAAAcgcaagtattttttttttttattttttttattattatttttttttttggggggggggggggatcagTTCTATTACCTTCATTTTTACCACATCAGGAGAGACAAAGTATATCTTCACATCTTGGTATTTCGCAAGCAAATAGGCAAGTGAGCGGACTGTCCTCCCATTAGCAAGATCTCCCACAAGTGCAACTTTAATACCATCCAGTTTCCCTATCTCTCTGTCGATAGTGTATACATCCAAAAGAGCCTGCAGcattatgaaacaaaaattaaaacaatatcagTAGATACAAAAGGCACGAAACTTAATTGTACTTCAAGAGCACATGTTAAACTGCCATAAAGTGTGTTGCTGAAGCAACCAGGCATACTGTCCAAAGTAACACTTACTAACACTACAGCTCTAGGTCATTAGCCACATGCAGCACCAAATATTATTCACACAATTAACAGCTTTTCTGGAAAATAGTTCACTGGTTGACTAAAACTTATTTGGAAAAGGAAAAGTGTTGATCAATTGCTTAGACaacttatgattttattttatatagaagaTTAACAAACTCCAGatacaaaagaaaagattaTTATTGTAACAAGGGATTAAAATAAACAGCCATCCCTATACTATATCAATTTGGTCAGATAAgcctctctagaaaaaaagaaaagagagataaaattgaCCGCTCTATCATCCGAACATGACCATTTTCAGCCTATTTTCAATGGAACTAGAGCATCTAATTAAATGAGCTTTTCTCTTAGAAGATTAACAAACTCCAGATACTAAACAAGGGATTAAAATAAACAGCCATCCTATACTATATCAATTTGGTCAGATAAgcctctctagaaaaaaagaaaagagagagataaaattgaCCGCTCTATCATCCGAACATGACCATTTTCAGCCTATTTTCAATGGAACTAGGACACATATCAGCATCTAATTGGCCAGCAATCGATCAACTAACATtgttcaattaagaaaaatgctCCAATTCATGTGATAGAGGGGTCAATTATAGTCTTTTATAAAGGGCCTGATCTGACTAGATCAATATGGTACAAAGACTTATAGTGATTTTTATCCGGTAAACAAGTTTATTTCTTcctcttgttttgattttgtggtGTCCATCATTCTACATAAGAACAAAATTTGCTACAGCCATCCATAATCACTTACTAGCAATACCATTAGTAGTAGGTTCAAAGAATACAGGATGAACTCGGAGTAATTGCACATGCTAGGAAATCctcaaaagagaaaaatgaaatgaaagaacaaaaaaagaagcaaaaagcaTGCACACACAAAATTACAGAGAAGTACCACAATTTACTACACATATAACAAGGTCTTCTACACAACCAAACAATTACCATCTTCAAGTCACACATGAGAAGAATGAAAGGTAAATTGTGGACATGAAAGCTGAATATCAGATTACTCAATTAAGTTAACTTCTCCATTAGCAAATTCTTTGATTTGACACCAACTTTATCAAACAAACGTGTTATTCAAGTATTGAACAAGCAGTTGTTTACAACTTTCCAATCTCAAACACATAACTTGGGCATTCATTCATCCAGAGGATGAACCTCTGTAACAAACTGccaacaaaataatcaaatttccAAACAAGTGTTACGTTATCACTATAAAGAGGGTGTAAAGTTAAGTAAACCTGAGTGGGATGTTGTCCAGGACCATCTCCTGCATTGATAACAGGAACTTCAGCTGTTGATGCAGCTCTTTTAGCAGCACCACTTTCAAAATGGCGCATTACAATAATATCTGAATAGCCTTCAACAGTTCTAATAGTATCTGCACAAATTAAAATCCTAAAACAAGTGACAAACCAAAGAAACAAACTCCACTTTGgtagttgaaatttttttaatgaaactgaAACAATTACCTTCAAGAGTCTCTCCCTTGGCTGCGGACGAAAACTCCCTCGCATTTTCAGTTGTCAAAACTTCACCACCTAGCCTTTTCATCGCAGACTCAAAAGAAAGCCTGGTACGAGTAGAAGGCTCGTAAAAAAGAGTAGCCATTAAATAACCCTTAAGGACTTGACTCCCGGGAGAATTCTTCTCAACCTTTTCCATCTCACGAGCAACTTCAAATATATCAGCTAGAATTTCCCTATCAAACTGCTGAGCCTCAATCAAATCATCAAGTTGAAACTTTTTCCCAGCTGAAAACGAAGGTGTATTCTGAATTCCTAATAATTGGCTATGGATTCTACTCCTCATTGACAACCTTCCACTCTGTCTAGATactgaaagaaaatattatttggtaAATAAATCAGAATAATTTGCACATTAAAAATCAGAGAATTCTCCTCATTCGCATCAATAAATAGAACCCACATGATGAAGCTAAAaagattacattaattaattaatacaatagAGATCAAAAACCCAATTCATAGATCTTACTCaaaattctgaaaataaaaattgaaatgattaaataaattaaactgaaGATGATAAGAGCGAGCAAGAAAATAGCTATTGTCAAACCTTAGGGGGGGA
This genomic interval from Populus alba chromosome 1, ASM523922v2, whole genome shotgun sequence contains the following:
- the LOC118056831 gene encoding aspartate carbamoyltransferase 1, chloroplastic, with protein sequence MRLTIHPPRAGILSGSSPPATVLGWNMQATRHQPFSLASTVFGVSRQSGRLSMRSRIHSQLLGIQNTPSFSAGKKFQLDDLIEAQQFDREILADIFEVAREMEKVEKNSPGSQVLKGYLMATLFYEPSTRTRLSFESAMKRLGGEVLTTENAREFSSAAKGETLEDTIRTVEGYSDIIVMRHFESGAAKRAASTAEVPVINAGDGPGQHPTQALLDVYTIDREIGKLDGIKVALVGDLANGRTVRSLAYLLAKYQDVKIYFVSPDVVKMKDDIKDYLTSKGVEWEESADLMEVASKCDVLYQTRIQRERFGERIDLYEEARGKYIVDHDVLNVMQNHAVVMHPLPRLDEITVDVDADPRAAYFRQAKNGLYIRMALLKLLLVGW